A region of Salinibacter sp. 10B DNA encodes the following proteins:
- a CDS encoding TonB-dependent receptor: protein MSSTCPSVRFVLAALASLLLGGLASCPSASAQAVALRGFVVDAETGQPLPGAHVVVRSLTTDASPQGTVADNNGYYHFAGLSPDRYTLRATFVGYRPIRDTLQLSGPEDPVTRTFELSPTEQALGEIVVTDAAGGATTQEAGRQRVAPADVGRIPTPSVSGDLASYLQSLPGVVSVGDRGGQLYVRGGTPDQNLVLMDGMQVYRPFHIIGFYSAFPQALISNAEVYAGGFPARYSGRLSSVIDVQMRGGNQEHVAAAVTASPFLTGVRAEGPLNNDGLSLLATARVSQIERTAPPLLGQAQPLKFTDQFAKLQNTTESGRCSLTGFHTYDRGSLAPASSDIFRWSNTVFGGRCVAFGSGSSALADVSVSSSYVKNAVGENSAPERWANLWDFATKVNVVKPFAGRSAIRSGFHLHYSEQEYALGEQFQGLQTADMNVISVNGYVSGTLSLGDRVDLRPGVAVTVPFDYGPTIEPRLRASWRPFGSNNQEVNAAMGLYRQTVVGLSDERDLGSSFMAWTPTPLDQGRPAAWHAILGWRQQIGDFGLTAEGYYKDLANLAVPIWSARARFTTELTGAEGTAWGLDLRGTFEHGRVYAYLGYGLSWTRYTASQDNFGTWFGTDIQAYHPPQDRRHELNTVLSVALSLFTIDLRWQMGSGLPYTKPFGFDVYVHQEDLQQTPRAFGTPRLLYEKPYDSRLPAYHRLDVSLERTFTGNFANLTAKAGAINLYDRQNLFYFDLFTQRRVNQLPLVPYVALKIEV from the coding sequence GTGTCTTCAACTTGCCCTTCCGTTCGATTTGTCCTCGCTGCCCTCGCGTCCCTTCTGCTTGGAGGCCTAGCGTCGTGCCCCTCGGCCTCGGCACAGGCAGTGGCCCTTCGGGGCTTCGTCGTTGACGCCGAAACCGGCCAGCCCCTCCCGGGCGCCCATGTGGTCGTTCGCTCGCTAACGACGGACGCGTCCCCGCAGGGCACCGTCGCAGACAACAACGGATACTATCACTTCGCCGGGCTCTCTCCTGATCGGTACACTCTGCGCGCCACCTTCGTAGGATACCGCCCCATTCGCGACACCCTCCAGCTCTCTGGCCCCGAGGATCCCGTCACCCGAACCTTCGAGCTCTCGCCCACGGAACAGGCGCTTGGCGAAATTGTCGTGACCGACGCGGCCGGGGGTGCCACCACCCAAGAGGCCGGCCGCCAGCGCGTGGCTCCTGCAGACGTGGGCCGGATCCCCACGCCGTCCGTCAGCGGCGATCTTGCGAGCTACCTCCAGTCGTTGCCGGGCGTCGTATCGGTGGGCGACCGCGGCGGCCAGCTGTACGTTCGTGGGGGCACGCCGGACCAAAACCTCGTGCTCATGGATGGGATGCAGGTCTACCGTCCCTTCCACATCATCGGGTTTTACTCTGCCTTTCCGCAGGCGCTCATCTCCAACGCCGAGGTCTACGCCGGCGGGTTTCCAGCTCGGTACAGCGGACGACTCTCGTCCGTAATCGACGTGCAGATGCGCGGCGGCAACCAGGAGCACGTGGCGGCCGCCGTCACGGCCAGCCCCTTCCTCACGGGCGTGCGGGCGGAAGGCCCGCTCAATAACGACGGCCTGTCGCTCCTCGCGACCGCCCGCGTGTCCCAGATTGAACGCACCGCCCCCCCTCTTCTCGGACAAGCACAGCCCCTCAAATTCACCGATCAGTTCGCCAAGCTGCAAAACACGACCGAGTCTGGACGCTGCTCCCTGACGGGATTCCACACCTACGATCGCGGCTCCCTTGCCCCGGCAAGCAGCGACATCTTTCGGTGGTCGAACACCGTGTTCGGCGGGCGGTGCGTGGCCTTCGGGTCGGGCTCGTCGGCCCTCGCAGACGTGAGCGTGAGCTCGTCCTACGTGAAAAACGCTGTCGGCGAGAACAGCGCCCCCGAACGATGGGCGAACCTCTGGGACTTCGCCACGAAGGTGAACGTCGTGAAACCGTTTGCGGGGCGAAGCGCGATTCGGAGCGGGTTCCACCTTCATTACAGCGAGCAGGAATATGCTCTCGGAGAGCAGTTTCAGGGCCTCCAGACGGCAGACATGAACGTGATCTCGGTGAACGGATACGTGAGCGGCACGCTGTCCCTCGGGGACCGCGTCGACCTTCGACCGGGCGTGGCCGTTACGGTGCCGTTCGACTACGGCCCTACAATCGAACCTCGACTGCGGGCGAGCTGGCGGCCTTTCGGCAGCAACAACCAGGAGGTGAACGCGGCAATGGGCCTGTATCGCCAGACGGTGGTGGGCCTTTCAGACGAGCGGGACCTGGGATCGTCGTTTATGGCCTGGACTCCAACACCGCTCGATCAGGGACGCCCGGCGGCCTGGCACGCCATTCTCGGCTGGCGCCAGCAGATTGGTGATTTTGGACTCACTGCCGAGGGATACTACAAGGACCTCGCCAACTTGGCCGTTCCCATCTGGAGTGCCCGGGCGCGGTTTACGACGGAGCTGACCGGTGCGGAGGGCACTGCCTGGGGCCTCGATCTGCGTGGTACGTTCGAACACGGACGGGTGTACGCCTATCTCGGATACGGTCTAAGTTGGACCCGGTACACGGCCTCGCAGGACAACTTCGGCACGTGGTTTGGCACCGACATTCAGGCCTATCACCCGCCGCAGGACCGCCGACACGAACTGAACACTGTCCTCAGTGTCGCCCTCAGCCTGTTCACGATCGACCTCCGGTGGCAGATGGGCTCCGGCCTGCCCTATACGAAGCCGTTTGGCTTTGACGTATACGTCCATCAGGAAGACCTTCAACAGACTCCTCGCGCCTTCGGCACGCCCCGCCTCCTCTACGAAAAGCCCTACGACTCTCGTCTTCCTGCCTATCACCGCCTCGACGTGAGCCTGGAACGGACCTTTACGGGCAATTTTGCCAATCTCACGGCCAAGGCCGGGGCCATCAACCTCTACGACCGGCAGAATCTGTTCTACTTCGACCTCTTCACGCAGCGCCGGGTCAACCAACTGCCCCTAGTGCCCTATGTGGCCCTCAAGATTGAAGTCTAA
- a CDS encoding tyrosine-type recombinase/integrase — protein sequence MSDDTPTNDLSLTLRELRDHLQAFQDDYLADKSDETVGTYRRSLNSFEKWFVQENNFRFTEDDVRDYKTYLMEERELSQVSVSTYLTALRRFCQYLTDIGELTENPATGVKGNRRPDSHSRSVLTEQDIEALEEVLGTTTAIDKRDTAIVYLMLYAGLSEIEIVRANVEDLEHTLMGPVLRVQGKGRTVKDQEAPLDPPVLEAVEAYLDTRDDVHPEDPLFVSHGHRSDGKRLKTRSVRSRINGYLKKAEIKRKGVTPHSLTHTAALIWLNDGMPLDEVKQRMRHGTLDTTMIYYKKQGLLKRDPDELDELTS from the coding sequence ATGTCCGACGATACACCGACCAACGATCTCTCCCTCACGCTTCGAGAACTGCGCGACCATCTGCAGGCGTTTCAGGATGACTATCTGGCGGACAAGAGTGACGAGACGGTGGGTACGTATCGCCGTTCGCTCAACAGCTTCGAGAAGTGGTTCGTGCAGGAGAATAATTTCCGGTTTACAGAGGACGATGTGCGCGACTACAAGACGTATCTCATGGAGGAGCGGGAGCTGAGCCAGGTGTCCGTGTCGACGTATCTCACGGCCCTGCGTCGCTTCTGTCAGTACCTTACCGACATCGGCGAACTCACCGAGAATCCGGCAACGGGCGTGAAGGGCAATCGCCGTCCCGACTCCCATTCACGGTCCGTCCTCACCGAACAGGATATCGAGGCGCTGGAGGAGGTGTTGGGGACGACTACGGCCATCGACAAGCGCGACACGGCCATCGTCTACCTGATGCTCTACGCTGGGCTGAGTGAGATTGAAATCGTGCGGGCCAACGTGGAGGATCTTGAGCACACGCTGATGGGACCTGTGTTGCGCGTACAGGGAAAAGGGCGCACGGTGAAGGACCAGGAGGCCCCGCTTGATCCCCCAGTGCTGGAGGCCGTGGAGGCGTACTTGGACACGCGTGACGACGTACACCCCGAAGATCCGCTCTTCGTCTCGCATGGCCACCGCTCCGACGGCAAGCGCCTCAAGACGCGCTCCGTCCGCAGCCGCATCAACGGCTACCTCAAAAAGGCCGAAATCAAGCGGAAGGGCGTGACACCTCACAGTCTCACCCACACGGCGGCTCTCATCTGGCTCAATGATGGCATGCCGCTCGATGAGGTGAAGCAGCGAATGCGGCACGGCACGCTCGACACCACGATGATCTATTACAAAAAGCAGGGGCTTCTAAAGCGGGACCCGGACGAGCTGGACGAATTAACGTCGTGA
- a CDS encoding RNA polymerase subunit sigma-54 encodes MPLSDAPFPRFWRGAAQCVVLFVLLLLGAAIPLKSHAQREPGSVTIGFEIGHLGGATAKLYRPDGVSYSTLLTTDGDDFAALYLHRLWERPVSDSLVHIYYGPGLYGRGQQLDVTPTVETGVSGQIGLNFYNERFEVFLHATPILRLHPSLTPRLAGSVGLRYDLFQPDG; translated from the coding sequence ATGCCTCTGAGTGATGCGCCCTTTCCCCGGTTCTGGCGCGGGGCTGCTCAATGCGTCGTGCTCTTCGTCTTGCTTTTACTCGGGGCCGCGATTCCACTGAAGAGCCATGCCCAGCGTGAGCCCGGCTCAGTCACAATCGGATTTGAGATCGGTCACCTGGGCGGGGCGACCGCAAAGCTCTACCGCCCGGACGGCGTCTCCTACAGCACGCTCCTCACCACCGACGGGGATGACTTCGCGGCGTTGTATCTCCACCGCCTCTGGGAGCGCCCTGTGTCCGATTCGCTCGTCCATATCTACTATGGACCGGGCCTCTATGGACGAGGCCAACAGCTGGACGTCACGCCCACCGTCGAAACCGGTGTCAGCGGTCAAATCGGCCTTAATTTTTACAACGAACGGTTCGAGGTTTTTCTCCACGCCACCCCAATTCTTCGCCTCCACCCGTCGCTGACCCCACGCCTTGCGGGAAGTGTGGGCCTCCGCTACGATCTCTTTCAGCCGGATGGATGA
- a CDS encoding acyl-CoA thioesterase, with amino-acid sequence MAPSPSSKPVSASTCMMTEIVLPNDTNSLGNMMGGRLLHLMDKCAAISAQRHANRVCVTASVDNVEFQSAIEEGEIVVVKSRVNRAFHTSMEVELNVWAENPKAETERKCNRAFYTFVAIDEDGATVDIPSIEPQSDEERERYVSAAKRRDIRLVLAGRKELQDASHFKEDMLTALQRSSDASE; translated from the coding sequence ATGGCCCCTTCGCCCTCGTCCAAGCCGGTCTCGGCCTCGACCTGCATGATGACCGAGATTGTGCTGCCGAACGACACCAATAGCCTCGGCAACATGATGGGGGGGCGCCTCCTGCACCTGATGGACAAGTGCGCGGCGATCTCTGCTCAGCGCCACGCCAACCGGGTCTGCGTGACCGCTTCGGTCGACAATGTCGAGTTCCAATCCGCCATTGAGGAAGGGGAGATTGTCGTGGTGAAGAGTCGGGTCAACCGGGCGTTTCACACGTCAATGGAAGTGGAGCTGAACGTGTGGGCCGAAAACCCAAAGGCCGAAACGGAACGAAAGTGCAACCGAGCCTTCTACACGTTCGTCGCGATTGACGAGGACGGCGCAACCGTGGATATCCCCTCGATCGAGCCGCAAAGCGATGAAGAGCGGGAACGATACGTCTCGGCAGCCAAGCGCCGCGACATTCGGCTCGTGCTGGCCGGCCGAAAGGAGTTGCAGGACGCCTCCCACTTCAAGGAAGACATGCTCACAGCCCTCCAGCGTTCGTCCGATGCCTCTGAGTGA
- a CDS encoding asparagine synthetase B codes for MSVRPLFYTVLLLLLAWSVGAPVGQAQDVLIPMDNQQSDHLKAYGAVYGTLNAGQKVDWLLNYRGGSFLTNATTAVKQELRTRGVSFQEVGGAQASQIIAKVEADGSNMAVVPLEKAPKIAVYAPSGAVPWDDAVRLALNYADVPHDVIYDDAVLNGKLDQYDWLHLHHEDFTGQFGKFIRYRNEPWYIQKQKTARELARKHGYRKVSQLKLAVTQRIRDYVRRGGFMFSMCSGTETFDIALAARKTDIVPEAYDGDPVNPNALDKLDYGPTLAFTDFRPNLNAQEYSHSNIDVGPPPTQIRDPSLDYFTLFDFSAKWDPVPTMLTQNHVATVKGFVGQTTAFKKDLVKEDVVVLAKPPERDQVRYLHGTLGQGTFTFYSGHDPEDYQHFVGDPPTDLSLHPNSPGYRLILNNILFPAAKKKKQKT; via the coding sequence ATGTCTGTTCGCCCTCTTTTCTATACCGTTCTGCTCCTTCTGCTCGCCTGGAGCGTGGGTGCGCCTGTCGGGCAAGCGCAGGACGTGCTCATTCCCATGGACAATCAGCAGTCCGACCACCTGAAAGCATACGGGGCCGTCTACGGAACCCTCAACGCCGGACAGAAGGTGGACTGGCTCCTCAACTATCGCGGCGGCTCGTTTCTCACCAATGCGACGACTGCCGTGAAGCAGGAGCTTCGCACGCGGGGCGTCTCGTTTCAAGAAGTGGGCGGCGCTCAGGCCTCGCAGATTATTGCCAAAGTGGAGGCGGACGGCAGCAACATGGCCGTCGTGCCCCTGGAGAAGGCCCCCAAGATCGCCGTGTACGCCCCCAGCGGGGCCGTGCCCTGGGACGATGCCGTCCGTCTTGCCCTCAACTACGCCGACGTGCCGCACGATGTCATCTACGACGACGCGGTGCTCAACGGCAAGCTCGATCAGTACGACTGGCTTCACCTGCACCACGAGGACTTCACCGGCCAGTTCGGCAAGTTTATCCGCTACCGAAACGAACCCTGGTACATCCAGAAGCAGAAGACGGCACGCGAGCTTGCCCGCAAGCACGGCTATAGAAAAGTAAGCCAACTCAAGCTGGCTGTCACTCAGCGCATCCGCGACTACGTCCGACGTGGGGGATTCATGTTCTCGATGTGCTCCGGCACGGAGACCTTCGACATTGCCCTGGCTGCCCGCAAGACCGACATCGTGCCGGAAGCGTACGACGGCGACCCGGTGAACCCGAACGCGCTCGACAAGCTGGACTATGGTCCCACCCTGGCGTTTACCGACTTCCGCCCCAACCTAAACGCGCAGGAGTACTCGCACTCAAACATCGACGTCGGTCCCCCGCCCACTCAGATCCGCGACCCGTCGCTCGACTACTTCACCCTCTTCGATTTCAGCGCAAAGTGGGACCCCGTGCCCACTATGCTCACGCAGAACCACGTAGCCACGGTGAAGGGATTCGTCGGGCAGACGACGGCCTTCAAAAAGGACCTCGTGAAGGAAGACGTCGTGGTCCTCGCCAAGCCGCCCGAGCGCGACCAGGTGCGCTATCTTCACGGAACGCTCGGGCAGGGAACCTTCACCTTCTATTCCGGCCACGACCCCGAAGATTATCAGCACTTTGTAGGCGACCCCCCCACCGATCTGTCCCTCCATCCCAACTCCCCCGGCTACCGGCTCATCCTCAACAACATTCTCTTCCCGGCTGCCAAGAAGAAAAAGCAGAAAACGTGA
- a CDS encoding tetratricopeptide repeat protein — MVQNLGLLSFFSIPTPGLFRYGASLLVVLLAVGPLDRVVQAQPQDSTQLRRFRMADSYLRAGEHEKAIGLLESLYAQSPDNASFYRKLKDAYESVKRYEDAVRLVEDRIEANPSPHLIAEKGRLLYQKGDEQGAEQAWTAAIESAPERASTYRIVYQALVDIRRFRRAIEVLQRARERLDDNGLFRTELAYLYGLDGQHGKAMKEYVTLLAESPNRLALVRNRLQTFVEQGEGISSSVDVLQDAVEEHPLNPAYRELLAWFYMKEDNYAAAYDVYRALDRLQQQQGESLYRFAQKAADADAFDVATTAFEAILERHSDAPIAPDAQRALGATYERWAESEGDGAAPDSTARYDAARAAYKTFLENYPTHNASPSVRATLGNLQLDVYRHLDAAQRTLKDVVSSHPEHAAANEARYDLGRVALLRDNLDRARLLFSRLSERLRSGDLADQARFELALLQYYQGSFEAARTQAEATSANTSADVTNDAIDLSVLIQENKGPDSLNTPLRQYARAQLDIRQHHYQKADARLDSLLQHYGRHSLADDARFRQAEVALAQGDTTTALQHYRTLPQRHPRSPFADRSLFRLGTLYEAQGNPEQAAKLYDRLLTEYPSSLLASDVRTRLRALRRPQG; from the coding sequence GTGGTGCAGAACCTGGGCCTTCTTTCTTTCTTCTCCATTCCTACTCCTGGCCTCTTCCGCTACGGAGCTTCCCTCCTGGTCGTCCTCCTGGCGGTCGGTCCCCTCGATCGGGTGGTGCAGGCCCAACCACAGGACAGCACACAGCTTCGGCGGTTCCGCATGGCGGATTCCTACCTCCGGGCCGGCGAGCACGAAAAAGCCATCGGCCTCCTGGAATCGCTCTACGCACAGTCGCCGGACAACGCATCGTTCTACCGAAAACTGAAAGACGCCTACGAGAGCGTCAAGCGCTACGAGGACGCCGTCCGGCTCGTGGAGGATCGGATCGAGGCCAATCCCTCTCCCCATCTCATTGCCGAGAAAGGCCGTTTGCTGTATCAGAAGGGAGACGAGCAGGGGGCGGAACAGGCATGGACGGCGGCCATCGAGAGTGCTCCCGAACGGGCGTCCACGTATCGGATCGTCTACCAGGCACTCGTCGACATTCGCCGCTTCCGTCGTGCCATTGAGGTGTTGCAACGGGCGCGCGAGCGCCTTGACGACAACGGTCTCTTCCGCACGGAGCTTGCGTACCTCTATGGCCTCGATGGCCAACACGGCAAGGCCATGAAGGAATACGTGACCCTTCTTGCCGAGTCGCCCAACCGGCTCGCCCTCGTGCGCAACCGACTGCAAACATTCGTCGAGCAGGGCGAAGGCATCTCGTCGAGTGTGGATGTGCTTCAGGACGCCGTGGAGGAGCACCCGCTCAATCCCGCCTACCGCGAGCTGCTGGCCTGGTTCTACATGAAAGAAGACAACTACGCGGCTGCATACGACGTGTATCGTGCGCTCGACCGACTCCAGCAGCAGCAAGGCGAATCTCTCTACCGCTTCGCCCAGAAGGCGGCGGACGCCGATGCGTTTGACGTGGCCACGACCGCATTCGAAGCCATTTTGGAGCGTCACTCGGACGCCCCCATTGCCCCCGACGCCCAACGCGCCCTCGGCGCCACTTACGAACGGTGGGCCGAGTCTGAAGGCGACGGCGCTGCCCCCGACTCCACCGCCCGTTACGATGCCGCCCGTGCCGCCTACAAGACGTTCTTGGAGAACTACCCGACGCACAACGCCTCCCCCTCAGTGCGGGCCACGCTCGGAAACCTTCAACTGGACGTCTATCGACATCTGGATGCGGCCCAGCGCACGCTGAAAGACGTGGTGTCTTCTCATCCCGAACACGCAGCCGCGAACGAGGCCCGGTACGACCTGGGCCGGGTCGCCCTGCTCCGGGACAATCTCGACCGGGCGCGCCTCCTCTTTTCCCGCCTGAGTGAACGGCTCCGAAGTGGCGACCTGGCCGATCAGGCCCGCTTTGAGCTTGCCCTGCTCCAATACTACCAAGGCTCGTTCGAAGCGGCCCGCACCCAAGCCGAAGCCACAAGTGCCAATACGTCCGCAGATGTAACCAACGACGCCATCGACCTCAGCGTCCTCATTCAGGAAAACAAAGGGCCGGATTCACTGAACACGCCGCTCCGGCAATATGCACGCGCCCAACTCGACATTCGACAGCACCACTACCAGAAAGCAGACGCCCGGCTCGACTCCCTCCTCCAACACTACGGGCGGCACTCGCTCGCTGACGACGCCCGCTTCCGTCAGGCCGAGGTCGCCCTCGCTCAAGGCGACACCACAACGGCCCTGCAGCACTACCGCACACTTCCGCAGCGCCACCCTCGCAGTCCCTTTGCCGACCGGAGCCTCTTCCGTCTCGGCACCCTCTACGAGGCTCAGGGCAATCCCGAGCAGGCCGCCAAGCTGTACGACCGCCTGCTCACCGAGTATCCCAGCTCGCTCCTCGCGAGTGACGTGCGTACCCGCTTGCGTGCCCTGCGCCGCCCCCAGGGCTAA
- a CDS encoding 1-deoxy-D-xylulose-5-phosphate reductoisomerase, with protein MSDSTSSTEAPRGLAVLGATGSIGTQTLEVVRLFPDRFDVRVLTCDGNVELLAEQVQEFHPEVAVVGTEERARELKRLLSGEAVDVRVGTDGLCAVVARTDVDVVMAAVVGFAGLAPVLAALRAEKTVALANKETMVVGGTLVNEVLDRNDAQLLPVDSEHSAIFQCLAGESERTVETLILTASGGPFRTRDAETFDDITVEEALDHPNWSMGAKITIDSATMMNKGLEVIEAQRLFNVDVEQIQVLVHPQSIVHSMVAFSDGAIKAELGVPDMKVPIQYALSYPSRWPAPHERLEMTERTRLDFEPPDTNKFPCLRLAYDALEAGGTAPAILNAANEAAVELFLDEQISFLDIPRLIEQVLDRMSVTSASTLEELVATDAEARQRVEERAAAPSN; from the coding sequence ATGTCTGATTCTACGTCGTCAACGGAGGCGCCTCGGGGCCTTGCTGTGCTGGGAGCCACTGGGTCCATCGGCACACAAACGCTTGAGGTGGTGCGTCTCTTTCCGGATCGCTTCGACGTGCGGGTGCTGACGTGTGACGGCAACGTTGAGCTGCTGGCCGAGCAGGTGCAGGAGTTTCATCCCGAGGTGGCGGTGGTAGGAACGGAGGAGCGTGCCCGAGAGTTGAAGCGTCTTCTGTCGGGTGAGGCGGTCGACGTGCGGGTGGGGACGGACGGATTGTGTGCGGTCGTTGCGCGAACGGACGTAGATGTCGTGATGGCAGCCGTCGTCGGCTTTGCAGGGCTTGCGCCGGTGCTCGCGGCACTTCGGGCCGAGAAGACGGTGGCCCTGGCGAATAAGGAAACGATGGTGGTGGGGGGAACGCTGGTGAACGAGGTCCTCGACCGGAATGACGCTCAGCTGCTTCCGGTCGATAGCGAGCATTCGGCCATCTTCCAGTGTCTGGCGGGCGAGTCGGAGCGGACGGTGGAGACGCTCATCCTGACGGCGTCCGGTGGGCCGTTTCGGACGCGTGATGCTGAGACGTTCGACGACATTACGGTCGAGGAGGCCCTTGACCACCCCAACTGGTCCATGGGGGCGAAAATCACGATCGACTCCGCCACAATGATGAATAAGGGCCTGGAAGTCATCGAGGCGCAGCGGCTCTTTAACGTGGACGTCGAGCAGATTCAGGTGCTGGTCCATCCACAGTCAATCGTGCACTCGATGGTGGCGTTTTCGGACGGGGCCATCAAGGCCGAGTTGGGCGTCCCGGACATGAAGGTGCCCATCCAATACGCACTCAGCTATCCCTCCCGCTGGCCAGCCCCTCACGAGCGGCTGGAGATGACCGAACGTACACGACTAGATTTCGAGCCGCCCGATACGAACAAATTCCCCTGCCTCCGTCTGGCCTACGACGCGCTTGAAGCGGGCGGCACCGCGCCCGCCATCCTGAACGCGGCCAATGAGGCGGCGGTTGAACTCTTCCTCGACGAACAGATCTCGTTCCTCGACATTCCCCGCCTTATCGAGCAGGTACTCGATCGGATGTCGGTGACGTCTGCGTCGACCCTTGAAGAGCTGGTGGCAACAGACGCGGAGGCCCGCCAACGCGTTGAGGAACGTGCCGCCGCACCCTCGAATTGA
- the rseP gene encoding RIP metalloprotease RseP yields MDLLISILSSTLWFLVAITILVFVHELGHFLTAKYFGMRVERFSVGFPPTIFGRTYGDTEYAIGATPMGGYVKISGMIDESLDTDHVEEEPDPWEFRAKPVWQRIIVISAGVIFNIILGVLIFAGIQWAEGETYIPAQNVEQVYVEEGSVAYDIGLRTGDRILEVNDRTFERFDQISPSALVAADSLTFTVRRDGKEERLVGPANIITRLSRAQNNNQGFGLGYQPPLIGGVQKGGPADSVGIQSGDRILSIGGDTVRFWQEMSTYIQETEGQPVTFRWRRPDSLATADTSAGPAVLVRQTPKGHVFEASVAPMYHDEQERYLLGVRGPGASPLTQQMIYSELGVKTVDFGPGEAIVAGARSVWENTRNIVVTLKRVVIGRDSFRESLGGPVMIAKVTSEAAERGPVMFWRLVAILSVTLAVMNILPIPALDGGQLMFLLYEAVTRRRPSVRVRLVAQQVGMILLLGFMAFLIFNDILRL; encoded by the coding sequence ATGGATCTTCTGATCAGCATTCTTTCGTCCACCCTGTGGTTCCTCGTGGCGATCACCATCCTGGTGTTCGTCCACGAGCTCGGCCACTTCTTGACGGCCAAGTATTTCGGGATGCGGGTGGAGCGCTTTTCCGTGGGGTTTCCGCCGACCATCTTCGGACGAACCTACGGCGATACCGAGTACGCCATCGGGGCCACGCCGATGGGGGGATACGTCAAAATCAGTGGCATGATTGATGAAAGCCTCGACACCGACCACGTGGAAGAAGAGCCGGATCCCTGGGAGTTCCGGGCCAAGCCGGTGTGGCAACGCATCATCGTCATCAGTGCCGGGGTGATCTTCAACATTATTTTGGGGGTTCTCATCTTTGCCGGCATCCAGTGGGCAGAGGGGGAAACCTACATTCCGGCTCAGAACGTGGAGCAGGTGTACGTGGAAGAGGGCTCGGTGGCCTACGATATCGGCCTGCGTACGGGCGACCGGATCCTGGAGGTCAACGATCGGACGTTCGAGCGCTTCGACCAGATTTCGCCTTCTGCGCTCGTTGCGGCCGACTCCCTTACCTTCACCGTGCGGCGCGACGGAAAGGAGGAGCGGCTCGTGGGCCCGGCCAATATTATTACGCGCCTGAGCCGGGCACAGAATAACAATCAGGGCTTTGGGCTCGGGTACCAGCCGCCCCTCATCGGAGGGGTGCAGAAGGGCGGTCCCGCCGACTCCGTCGGGATTCAATCCGGCGACCGGATCCTCTCGATCGGGGGAGATACTGTTCGTTTCTGGCAGGAGATGAGCACATACATTCAGGAGACCGAAGGGCAACCGGTGACCTTTCGGTGGCGGCGGCCAGACTCACTGGCAACGGCCGACACGTCGGCCGGCCCTGCTGTACTCGTCCGGCAGACGCCGAAGGGACACGTGTTCGAAGCCTCCGTCGCCCCGATGTATCACGACGAGCAGGAGCGGTATTTGCTCGGCGTACGAGGGCCCGGGGCAAGCCCCCTCACGCAACAGATGATTTATTCGGAACTCGGGGTGAAAACGGTCGACTTCGGGCCGGGAGAAGCAATCGTAGCGGGGGCCCGGTCGGTGTGGGAGAATACCCGCAACATTGTGGTCACGCTGAAACGTGTTGTGATTGGGCGAGACAGCTTTCGGGAAAGCTTGGGGGGGCCTGTTATGATCGCGAAGGTAACGAGTGAAGCCGCCGAGCGCGGCCCGGTCATGTTCTGGCGCCTCGTGGCCATTTTGTCCGTGACCCTTGCAGTGATGAACATCCTCCCGATCCCGGCGCTGGACGGAGGGCAGTTGATGTTTCTGCTCTACGAGGCGGTCACGCGTCGGCGCCCGTCGGTGCGAGTGCGACTTGTGGCTCAACAGGTGGGCATGATTCTCCTGCTCGGCTTCATGGCGTTTCTGATCTTCAATGACATCCTTCGGCTATAG